Proteins encoded within one genomic window of Candidatus Hepatobacter penaei:
- a CDS encoding ComEC/Rec2 family competence protein, producing MHTRWSRVFSLFTTFLTHEQDRFILWTPVLLGLGIALYFSLTFEPPFWWALGAALCAGGCVGAVVLTYHRSLFLLHIVLLGLACVCLGFSAALWRTQALNTPMLNTHVKRATLEGVIENVTYLRYKGGPQAIKGARVIVRVTRIVPTLALHKVRLWIPCGWKTLRAGQHIRVKANLTKLPPPTWPYGYDMRRTCYFQGIGAKGFCLTPPSLRHAPPPLWRTMWMEPWRERLTHVLFEVLPMPHASVAAALLTGHTAGLPSSVRADFADAGMAHLLAISGLHMSIVAGLIFFMVYTLLGLWQRAVLFWPLHKIAAVATVLGTFLYLHLSGVHIPATRAFFMTTMAMTALLLDRSPLSLRLVAFAATFILIFRPENLLSPSFQLSFAAVTSLVAVFERVKAPTRFQQRWFHTGLSWLGISLLSTLIAGLATLPFTAATFHQATLLGMVANLVAIPLTTFVVMPLGMTLMLCSLMGVASWVAPFFALALSGLIAIAQTVAAWPLASVTVPAGAPWALGLITLSGLWMLLWQTPLRWLCAPLLLGGFWALWTPHPPHIFMESEGKCMAYFESATHTLWASSLRKCRFALDTWQKVTGATTLRTLPFQRPEAPWLGNTHGCFQRTPKGINLLLAQSTRHLPFCGAADIVCALEPLRFRCEGGRQKLRLDRFSVWREGSVCVWLSPNKTFLKRSCYDLQGRRPWTYQPPLHKKRAHHNNKKQHTPHHKGRTVFFRPTKIRSIALRDPQGASTANLATSFEKS from the coding sequence ATGCACACACGCTGGTCGCGAGTTTTCTCGCTTTTCACCACTTTTTTGACACATGAGCAAGATCGTTTCATCCTGTGGACGCCCGTGCTGCTAGGTCTGGGCATTGCCCTCTATTTTTCACTCACGTTTGAACCCCCCTTTTGGTGGGCCCTCGGGGCAGCGCTGTGTGCCGGAGGGTGTGTGGGTGCGGTGGTGCTCACCTATCATCGATCGTTGTTTCTCCTTCATATTGTGTTGCTGGGCCTTGCCTGCGTGTGCCTTGGCTTTAGTGCCGCCTTGTGGCGAACACAAGCCCTTAATACACCCATGCTCAACACCCACGTCAAACGCGCCACGCTTGAGGGTGTGATTGAAAACGTTACTTACCTTCGCTATAAAGGCGGGCCACAAGCGATAAAGGGGGCGCGGGTGATTGTACGGGTGACGCGCATTGTGCCAACCCTGGCCCTTCACAAAGTGCGGCTGTGGATTCCGTGTGGGTGGAAAACGCTGCGCGCCGGACAGCACATACGGGTGAAAGCCAACCTCACCAAGCTCCCCCCACCTACGTGGCCCTATGGCTATGACATGCGCAGAACGTGCTATTTCCAGGGGATCGGCGCGAAGGGGTTTTGCCTCACCCCTCCTTCCCTACGGCACGCCCCGCCGCCCTTGTGGCGTACGATGTGGATGGAGCCATGGCGTGAGCGTCTGACCCATGTTTTGTTTGAGGTTTTGCCCATGCCCCACGCCAGCGTGGCAGCGGCCCTGCTCACGGGCCACACAGCAGGCTTGCCTTCCTCTGTGCGCGCTGACTTTGCCGATGCCGGCATGGCCCATTTACTGGCCATCTCAGGTCTTCATATGTCGATTGTGGCCGGGCTTATCTTTTTTATGGTCTATACGTTACTCGGCCTGTGGCAACGGGCTGTGCTGTTCTGGCCCCTGCATAAAATAGCTGCGGTGGCCACCGTTCTTGGCACATTTCTCTATCTTCACCTCTCTGGCGTGCATATTCCTGCCACGCGCGCTTTTTTCATGACCACCATGGCCATGACAGCCCTTTTGCTTGATCGATCGCCTTTATCCTTAAGGCTGGTGGCTTTTGCAGCCACCTTTATTCTTATTTTTCGCCCTGAAAATTTGCTATCACCCAGTTTTCAACTATCCTTCGCGGCAGTCACCAGCCTTGTGGCGGTGTTTGAGCGGGTCAAAGCGCCCACGCGTTTTCAACAGCGCTGGTTTCACACGGGCCTTTCGTGGTTGGGGATCAGCCTCTTGTCTACACTGATTGCGGGGCTGGCCACCCTCCCGTTTACTGCGGCCACCTTTCATCAAGCCACCCTGCTGGGCATGGTGGCGAACCTGGTGGCCATTCCCCTCACCACCTTTGTGGTGATGCCACTAGGGATGACCCTTATGTTGTGCTCACTGATGGGCGTTGCTTCATGGGTCGCCCCCTTTTTTGCCCTTGCTCTTTCAGGGCTGATCGCCATTGCCCAAACTGTGGCGGCTTGGCCTCTGGCCTCTGTCACCGTGCCAGCTGGCGCGCCGTGGGCCTTGGGTCTTATCACCCTTTCAGGATTGTGGATGCTGTTGTGGCAAACGCCGCTGCGCTGGCTGTGTGCGCCCCTGTTATTAGGCGGATTTTGGGCGCTGTGGACCCCCCACCCCCCCCACATTTTTATGGAAAGTGAGGGCAAGTGCATGGCTTATTTTGAGTCTGCCACTCACACCCTTTGGGCTTCATCCCTGCGCAAATGCCGGTTCGCCCTTGATACGTGGCAAAAAGTCACAGGCGCCACAACCTTGCGCACCTTACCCTTTCAAAGGCCTGAAGCCCCCTGGCTGGGCAACACCCATGGCTGTTTTCAGCGCACACCCAAAGGCATCAACCTTTTGCTTGCTCAAAGCACCCGCCACCTTCCCTTTTGCGGCGCGGCAGATATTGTATGTGCCCTCGAGCCGTTGCGTTTCAGGTGCGAAGGAGGGCGGCAAAAGCTGCGCCTTGATCGCTTTTCTGTGTGGCGTGAGGGCAGCGTGTGCGTGTGGCTTTCCCCCAACAAAACCTTTCTCAAGCGCTCTTGCTATGATCTTCAAGGCCGCAGGCCGTGGACATACCAGCCGCCGCTTCACAAGAAACGCGCGCATCATAACAACAAAAAACAGCACACCCCTCATCACAAAGGACGCACTGTCTTTTTTAGACCCACAAAGATTAGGTCAATCGCGCTAAGGGATCCTCAAGGCGCCTCCACCGCAAATTTAGCCACTTCTTTTGAAAAGTCATAG
- a CDS encoding ABC transporter ATP-binding protein/permease yields MLKKTHHDHHHVPHFYRHVGRIFLLYFRSHESRWALSLFAMLIASMVAYSAIHGAFSYWQRAIYDSFQAYDLPQFRFLMIVFVGIAAINIIIFMARSYIESLLKIFWRRFLSHHYISIWLSDVRYYLLQLMPGDTDNPDQRLSDDLLYITTNTLTLFTKIMQEVFTLIVFLGILWQISGPLSFSLWGYHIVIPGYLVFVAFFYAVLGTAITKHVMKPLLPLDVEKERREGDLRYALARIREHSESIAFLNGEAKEKKTTDGFVHNLYLTTRIIMRKMLYVNFWINGYMQVSIIVPMLLMAPRYFGEKLTIGILMQVLSVFRSVENAFTIIVQNYPDIIEWKASLTRLIAFERTMHQPLPHKNIVYQSHEKPELVIHNLTLTTPAGKKIQHVGDKNLAPSSSTLIKGPSGIGKSTLLRALQGMWLFGEGTIDYPAARFFFLPQKPYLPLGKLKDVITYPQEARAFSSTLLVQVLEDVGLAHLKTRLEDEAFWPQVLSGGEQQRLGFARLLLANPSWIFLDEATSALDESSEQALYQLIQTRFPKATCISVGHRPALEALHQDVWLFPHNASHNDSHA; encoded by the coding sequence ATGCTAAAAAAAACACACCACGATCATCACCATGTTCCCCATTTTTATCGCCATGTGGGGCGCATTTTTTTATTGTATTTTCGTTCTCACGAATCACGCTGGGCCCTCAGTCTTTTTGCCATGCTTATTGCCTCTATGGTGGCCTATTCAGCCATTCACGGGGCCTTTAGCTATTGGCAGCGTGCTATTTATGACTCTTTCCAAGCCTATGACCTGCCCCAGTTTCGTTTTTTGATGATTGTATTTGTGGGCATTGCCGCCATCAATATCATTATTTTCATGGCGCGATCGTATATCGAGTCCCTTTTGAAAATTTTTTGGCGGCGTTTTCTTTCCCACCATTATATATCCATCTGGTTGAGTGACGTGCGCTATTATCTTCTGCAGCTTATGCCGGGTGATACGGACAACCCCGATCAGCGCCTTTCTGATGACCTGCTTTATATCACAACCAACACGCTCACTCTTTTTACAAAAATTATGCAAGAAGTGTTTACCCTGATTGTGTTTTTGGGGATTTTGTGGCAGATCTCGGGCCCCCTGTCTTTTTCGTTGTGGGGTTATCATATCGTGATCCCTGGCTATTTGGTGTTTGTGGCGTTTTTTTATGCCGTTCTTGGCACCGCCATCACCAAACACGTCATGAAACCCCTGTTGCCCCTTGATGTGGAGAAAGAGCGACGCGAAGGGGATTTGCGCTATGCCTTGGCTCGCATTCGCGAACACAGCGAAAGCATTGCCTTTCTTAACGGTGAGGCAAAAGAAAAAAAGACCACCGATGGGTTTGTGCATAACCTTTATCTCACCACACGGATCATTATGCGCAAAATGCTTTATGTCAACTTTTGGATCAATGGCTATATGCAGGTCAGCATCATTGTGCCCATGCTGTTGATGGCGCCGCGCTATTTTGGTGAAAAGCTCACCATCGGCATTTTGATGCAGGTGCTCTCTGTGTTTCGAAGTGTAGAAAACGCCTTTACCATCATTGTGCAAAACTATCCCGACATTATTGAGTGGAAAGCCAGCCTCACCCGTCTGATTGCTTTTGAGCGCACGATGCACCAACCGCTGCCTCATAAAAATATCGTATACCAAAGCCATGAAAAGCCCGAGCTTGTGATCCACAACCTCACCTTAACAACGCCCGCAGGGAAAAAAATACAACATGTGGGGGACAAAAACTTGGCGCCCAGCTCTTCCACCTTAATCAAAGGGCCTTCAGGCATTGGCAAAAGCACGCTCTTGCGTGCGCTTCAGGGCATGTGGCTGTTTGGGGAGGGCACCATTGATTATCCTGCAGCGCGTTTTTTCTTTTTGCCCCAAAAACCTTACCTGCCTTTGGGCAAATTGAAAGATGTGATAACCTATCCCCAAGAGGCGAGAGCTTTTTCATCCACCTTGCTGGTGCAAGTGCTTGAGGACGTAGGACTGGCACATCTCAAAACGCGTTTAGAGGATGAGGCTTTTTGGCCTCAGGTGCTTTCCGGTGGAGAGCAGCAGCGCCTGGGTTTTGCGCGATTGCTACTTGCCAACCCTTCATGGATTTTTCTGGATGAAGCCACCTCAGCCCTGGATGAATCATCAGAACAAGCCCTTTATCAGCTGATCCAAACCCGCTTCCCCAAAGCCACGTGTATCAGCGTGGGCCATCGTCCTGCCCTCGAAGCCTTGCATCAAGACGTGTGGCTGTTCCCGCATAACGCCTCTCACAACGACTCTCACGCGTAA
- a CDS encoding F0F1 ATP synthase subunit epsilon, with amino-acid sequence MSHAKAANLHLTFSTPAGSVFDDRVEAVFCKALDGHMALYKGHAPLLSVLSKGLLRLMLPGKDEPVIYETHEGIISVRPHKVKIFSTHAVLFDEDTVTDPHPSTYVW; translated from the coding sequence ATGAGTCACGCCAAAGCCGCGAACCTTCACCTCACCTTTTCAACGCCTGCGGGATCTGTGTTTGATGACAGGGTGGAAGCTGTGTTTTGCAAGGCCTTGGATGGTCATATGGCCCTTTATAAAGGGCATGCGCCTTTGTTGAGTGTGTTGAGCAAAGGCCTCTTGCGCCTTATGCTGCCAGGGAAAGACGAGCCGGTGATTTATGAAACACATGAGGGCATCATCAGCGTCCGTCCCCACAAAGTGAAGATTTTCAGCACCCATGCGGTTCTTTTTGACGAAGATACGGTCACAGACCCGCACCCATCCACCTATGTATGGTAG
- the atpD gene encoding F0F1 ATP synthase subunit beta — protein MLTKESTPPSSRVSTPGKATKAASVKKERVAKTPESKPSGRKPRVGKTPERKAPGRNPPGENPSGNKTQATHKRGVITQIQGPIVDVHFEDHVPPIQGALAVKMENGPDLILEVAQDIGEECVRTIAMDATEGLYRGQPVEDLGREIQIPVGPETLGRIINVTGEPIDGRGPVKTKKQWNIHRAPPTFIEQSTDAEVLGTGIKVIDLLCPYLKGGKIGLFGGAGVGKTVLIMELINNIAKAHGGYSVFAGVGERTREGNDLYHEMIDSGVIDLEDDTSKAALIYGQMNEPPGARARVALSGVTMAEYFRDAEGKDVLFFIDNIFRFTQAGAEISTLLGRMPSSVGYQPTLATEMGALQERITSTTKGSITSVQAIYVPADDLTDPAPATSFTHLDARTVLSRTIASLGIYPAVDPLDSTSRVLDPAVVGDTHYDVARSVQKILQTYKSLQDIIAILGMEELSEEDRITVKRARKIQRFLSQPFQTAETFTNIAGVFVSREDTIDGFKRIVEGELDDVPEAAFFMTGTIQDVYQKAKDLGES, from the coding sequence ATGTTAACAAAAGAATCTACCCCCCCTTCCTCACGTGTATCAACGCCTGGGAAAGCCACAAAGGCTGCGTCTGTAAAAAAAGAGCGCGTGGCCAAAACACCTGAGAGCAAACCATCTGGTAGAAAGCCACGTGTCGGCAAAACACCTGAAAGGAAAGCGCCTGGCCGCAACCCCCCTGGCGAAAACCCTTCTGGCAATAAAACACAAGCCACCCACAAAAGGGGCGTCATCACCCAAATACAAGGGCCCATTGTGGATGTTCATTTTGAGGACCATGTGCCGCCCATTCAAGGCGCGCTTGCCGTTAAGATGGAAAATGGACCCGATCTTATCTTAGAGGTGGCGCAAGACATTGGAGAAGAGTGTGTGCGCACCATCGCCATGGATGCCACGGAAGGGCTTTACCGCGGACAACCGGTGGAGGATTTGGGCCGAGAAATCCAAATTCCTGTCGGCCCTGAAACCTTGGGACGCATTATTAACGTAACCGGTGAGCCCATTGATGGCCGCGGGCCCGTCAAAACCAAAAAGCAGTGGAATATTCACCGCGCGCCCCCCACGTTTATCGAACAGTCCACTGACGCTGAAGTGTTGGGCACAGGCATCAAGGTGATCGATTTGCTGTGTCCCTATTTGAAGGGCGGCAAAATTGGGCTGTTTGGTGGCGCCGGCGTGGGCAAAACCGTGCTGATTATGGAGCTGATCAACAACATTGCCAAAGCACATGGTGGGTATTCTGTGTTTGCCGGCGTGGGTGAACGCACCCGGGAAGGCAATGATCTTTATCACGAAATGATCGACTCAGGCGTGATTGACCTTGAAGACGACACCTCGAAAGCCGCCCTTATTTATGGCCAAATGAACGAACCGCCAGGCGCGCGTGCCCGGGTGGCCTTGTCAGGCGTCACCATGGCTGAATACTTCCGCGACGCTGAAGGCAAGGATGTATTGTTTTTTATTGATAACATCTTCCGCTTCACCCAGGCCGGCGCTGAAATTTCAACCCTTTTGGGGCGCATGCCCTCTTCGGTGGGCTATCAACCCACACTGGCCACAGAAATGGGAGCCCTTCAAGAGCGCATCACCTCCACCACCAAGGGCTCGATCACCAGTGTGCAGGCGATTTATGTGCCGGCAGATGACTTGACCGACCCTGCGCCTGCCACCTCCTTTACACACCTCGATGCTCGCACGGTGCTCTCGCGCACCATTGCCAGTTTGGGGATTTACCCAGCCGTTGACCCCCTTGACTCTACGTCGCGCGTCCTTGACCCCGCCGTGGTGGGGGACACACACTATGACGTGGCACGTTCGGTGCAAAAAATATTGCAAACCTATAAGTCTCTTCAAGACATCATCGCCATCTTGGGGATGGAAGAGCTTTCAGAGGAAGATCGGATCACCGTCAAACGCGCCCGGAAAATCCAGCGCTTCCTTTCACAGCCCTTCCAAACAGCCGAAACCTTCACCAACATTGCGGGCGTGTTTGTATCGAGGGAAGACACCATTGATGGCTTTAAGCGCATTGTGGAGGGTGAATTGGACGATGTGCCCGAAGCGGCTTTCTTTATGACGGGCACCATTCAAGATGTGTATCAAAAAGCCAAGGATTTAGGGGAATCATGA
- a CDS encoding F0F1 ATP synthase subunit gamma, with protein sequence MPTLQSLSQRRDAVTSTKKIMSAMKMVAAAKLKRFDALFKETRKQKHALMMAAGPAALTLEDFPHYTHHVNNRPSLWIILGANRGLCGHFHTQLIRSIETHIAQEKEPPLMYVFGDRLASQLKGRGHTLFKTEAQFKQVQTDAMATLLEEAVHLYDDKKIGRICVVSTHFKNALSQDVKLLSLNDLLAPLTASSHKPGLLPDVTLEPTRALFVRHWIQTYLVFALYHLFVESILSEEGCRMTAMDGAVRNSEEILEDIGLSYNRQRQAMITKELTEVISGAQALC encoded by the coding sequence ATGCCCACGCTTCAAAGCCTCAGCCAGCGACGTGATGCGGTGACGTCCACAAAAAAAATTATGTCAGCCATGAAAATGGTGGCTGCCGCCAAATTGAAACGATTTGATGCCCTGTTCAAAGAAACGCGCAAGCAAAAACACGCGCTGATGATGGCCGCGGGCCCTGCCGCCCTTACCCTTGAAGATTTTCCACATTATACGCACCACGTGAACAACAGGCCGTCCTTATGGATCATCCTTGGCGCTAACAGAGGGCTCTGTGGACACTTTCACACGCAATTGATTCGCTCTATCGAAACTCACATCGCACAGGAAAAAGAGCCGCCTCTTATGTATGTTTTTGGCGACCGGCTGGCATCCCAACTCAAGGGGCGCGGACATACGCTTTTCAAGACAGAAGCCCAGTTCAAACAGGTGCAGACAGACGCTATGGCCACCCTCTTAGAAGAGGCCGTGCACCTTTATGACGACAAAAAGATTGGGCGCATTTGTGTTGTCTCTACACACTTTAAGAACGCCTTATCTCAAGATGTAAAATTGCTGTCTTTGAATGATCTCTTGGCGCCACTCACCGCTTCTTCCCACAAACCAGGTCTGCTGCCTGACGTGACCCTTGAGCCTACACGGGCTTTGTTTGTCCGACATTGGATCCAGACCTACCTTGTGTTTGCGCTCTATCACCTTTTTGTAGAAAGCATCTTAAGTGAAGAGGGCTGCCGCATGACAGCCATGGATGGCGCGGTACGCAACAGCGAAGAGATCTTGGAAGACATTGGCCTAAGCTATAACCGCCAGCGTCAAGCGATGATCACCAAAGAACTGACCGAAGTTATTTCAGGAGCACAGGCCCTATGTTAA
- the atpA gene encoding F0F1 ATP synthase subunit alpha, protein MTLSSSEALSVLQDHIKHFDHMTETREVGRVLSLSDGIATVWGLDGVKYGERVILGDNVQGIALSLHAETTGIVLLGSGQNLQEGDLAKRTGEMVEAPVGMGILGRVLDGLGRPIDGNGPLTDVSTAYIDAKAPGIIERESVSTPLQTGVKAIDALVPIGRGQRELIIGDRQTGKTTLAIDAILNQKKAFDAGDENNQVHCIYVGIGQKQSTIAHLVQVLKEKGAMAYTTVVAANASDPASLQYLVPYVGCTMGEYFRDRSKHALIIYDDLSKHAVAYREMSLLLKRPPGREAYPGDVFYLHARLLERAGKMSADAGGGSLTALPIIETQAGDISAYIPTNVISITDGQIFLESKLFNEGLRPAINVGTSVSRVGSAAQRKAMKQVAGKIKLELAQYKEMQAFSQLSSDLDSTSKQLLTRGRALTLLLKQPPYSPLSMAEQVVLLFAGTRGYLDDLHEDAFIRFSDEFLAALREDKSLILTSIEKDAALSAAVEKKLNTFLVTFMERFV, encoded by the coding sequence ATGACCCTGTCGTCATCAGAGGCTCTCTCCGTTCTTCAAGACCACATCAAACATTTTGATCACATGACAGAAACCCGTGAGGTGGGCCGCGTCTTATCGCTGAGTGATGGCATTGCCACGGTTTGGGGCCTTGATGGCGTGAAATATGGGGAACGGGTGATTTTGGGTGACAACGTTCAGGGCATCGCCCTCAGTCTCCATGCAGAAACCACGGGCATTGTGCTGTTGGGCAGCGGCCAAAACTTGCAAGAAGGTGATTTGGCCAAACGCACAGGCGAAATGGTGGAAGCCCCGGTAGGGATGGGCATTTTAGGACGCGTGCTTGATGGCTTAGGTCGCCCCATTGACGGCAATGGACCACTGACGGATGTGTCAACGGCCTATATCGATGCTAAGGCCCCTGGCATTATTGAACGTGAATCTGTCTCCACCCCTCTTCAAACCGGCGTTAAAGCCATCGATGCCCTGGTGCCCATCGGACGCGGACAGCGAGAGCTGATTATTGGCGACCGGCAAACCGGCAAAACAACTCTGGCCATCGATGCCATCTTAAACCAAAAAAAAGCCTTTGACGCAGGTGATGAAAACAATCAGGTGCACTGTATTTACGTAGGCATCGGGCAAAAGCAATCCACCATCGCCCACCTTGTGCAGGTATTGAAAGAAAAGGGCGCGATGGCATACACCACCGTGGTGGCCGCCAATGCCTCTGACCCTGCTTCCTTGCAATACCTTGTGCCCTATGTGGGCTGCACCATGGGGGAATATTTTAGAGACCGGAGCAAGCACGCCCTGATTATTTATGACGATCTTTCCAAGCACGCTGTGGCTTACCGCGAAATGTCTTTGTTGCTGAAACGCCCCCCCGGACGCGAGGCTTACCCAGGAGATGTTTTTTATCTTCACGCCCGCTTGTTGGAGCGTGCCGGAAAAATGAGCGCTGATGCGGGTGGCGGTTCATTGACAGCGTTGCCGATTATTGAAACCCAGGCGGGCGATATTTCCGCCTATATCCCTACCAACGTTATTTCCATCACGGATGGACAGATTTTTCTTGAATCGAAATTGTTCAACGAAGGTCTGCGCCCCGCGATTAACGTGGGCACGTCTGTCAGTCGCGTAGGCTCAGCTGCACAGCGTAAAGCCATGAAGCAGGTGGCGGGTAAAATCAAGCTTGAACTTGCGCAATACAAAGAAATGCAGGCTTTTTCTCAGCTGTCTTCCGACCTAGACAGCACCTCAAAACAACTGCTCACTCGTGGGCGTGCCCTCACCTTGCTGCTGAAACAGCCGCCCTATTCTCCTTTGTCTATGGCAGAGCAGGTAGTGCTTTTGTTTGCAGGTACGAGGGGATATCTCGACGATCTTCACGAGGATGCGTTTATACGTTTTTCTGATGAATTTCTCGCCGCCCTGCGTGAGGATAAAAGCCTCATTCTAACCAGCATTGAAAAGGATGCCGCCCTTTCTGCGGCTGTGGAAAAGAAGCTTAACACCTTCTTGGTGACGTTTATGGAAAGGTTTGTATAG
- a CDS encoding F0F1 ATP synthase subunit delta — MGINQLLVQGPSAELSRYIQLFHTLPGAGAPLLSELNKVAHALCGHQAWRLITSGLPRRQAAAIVVSVARKLNLNKTTIAYLDLLTSNGRLGLLPDLLHYLEAQRYETVHLATSAPLSDTEVKNKTAALENTFQKPVRLHTHHEPSLLAGSVWVWRSKMVDSSLRSALMRLKEGVLSHV, encoded by the coding sequence GTGGGCATCAACCAACTGCTTGTTCAGGGTCCAAGTGCTGAGCTTTCGCGGTACATTCAATTGTTTCATACATTACCAGGCGCCGGCGCGCCCCTGCTTTCAGAGCTCAACAAGGTGGCTCACGCTTTGTGCGGGCACCAAGCCTGGCGTTTAATCACATCAGGGCTTCCCCGTCGCCAAGCGGCCGCCATTGTGGTGAGCGTGGCCCGCAAGCTTAACTTAAACAAGACCACCATAGCCTATCTTGATCTACTGACCTCCAATGGTCGTCTTGGCCTGCTGCCTGATTTGCTGCATTATCTTGAAGCCCAGCGCTATGAGACGGTTCATCTTGCCACATCAGCACCTTTGTCTGACACAGAAGTCAAAAACAAAACAGCTGCATTGGAAAACACGTTTCAAAAACCCGTTCGCTTGCATACCCATCACGAACCCAGCCTGCTGGCAGGCAGTGTGTGGGTTTGGCGTTCGAAAATGGTGGACAGCTCTTTGCGATCTGCCCTTATGCGCCTTAAAGAAGGCGTTTTGTCCCATGTTTAG
- a CDS encoding outer membrane protein, which translates to MLAWCADGMASGPCVGVMGGMQTSQGQRTDLVDTFALAYEKSFRSHGPLGYVSAGYEWSFLFPFVRTEAYVGYDQSVSDAASMMIPVGPILYSRLQKGWMSGLAVSGGLSLGVVSPYVKVAFGWHQLRYTYRQEVSGSTVYTHNAKTSAWAPSLGLGLRAQLLGLAAHLEYLYTDLSSAKSISYDSVGWEINQSLKHWRAHAVMVGVSYVF; encoded by the coding sequence ATGTTGGCGTGGTGCGCCGACGGCATGGCCAGCGGCCCTTGTGTGGGCGTAATGGGGGGCATGCAAACGTCGCAAGGTCAGCGCACCGATTTGGTGGATACGTTCGCGCTGGCCTATGAAAAATCCTTTCGCAGCCATGGCCCCCTGGGTTATGTGTCTGCAGGCTATGAGTGGTCTTTTTTGTTCCCCTTTGTGCGCACGGAAGCCTATGTGGGTTATGATCAATCTGTGAGTGATGCGGCATCGATGATGATCCCCGTAGGGCCTATTTTATACAGTCGTCTCCAAAAGGGGTGGATGTCCGGGCTGGCCGTCAGCGGTGGGCTGTCTTTGGGGGTGGTGAGCCCTTATGTCAAGGTGGCGTTTGGCTGGCATCAGCTGCGGTATACCTATCGTCAGGAAGTGTCAGGATCAACGGTTTATACGCACAACGCAAAAACATCTGCGTGGGCGCCGTCCTTGGGGCTGGGGCTGCGTGCCCAATTGCTGGGCTTAGCGGCTCACTTGGAATATCTCTATACAGATCTTTCAAGCGCAAAAAGCATTTCCTATGACAGTGTGGGCTGGGAAATCAACCAAAGCCTGAAACATTGGCGTGCCCATGCCGTGATGGTGGGTGTCAGCTATGTTTTCTAG